A stretch of Chloroflexota bacterium DNA encodes these proteins:
- the coxB gene encoding cytochrome c oxidase subunit II yields MDRSQNRKHLIIVSVLIAIATVTVIILFENIQMFQPAASAQAASVDSLFRVQMWVIGFLFALIIVFMLYSIVVFRRRDGDDGDGAYIHGNTKLEIVWTVIPLITVLVFAFFSARALAKVTGEAPNELEVDVIAQQFSWRFNYPELGIENSPVLMLPKDRPVVLHLTSIDVIHDFWVPEFRVKQDAVPGLISDLRIRPTKVGTFKVRCDELCGILHHAMLADIQVTEPSDFDSWTSEQIAEIEAANAMAATGGEAVVRGKDIAENALPNCVGCHNVTGESTGIGPSWKGLFGMERQFADGTSMMADENYLRKSILEPGLQVVDTCPLGPCIPGVMPQTYGESLSEQDINDLIEYIKSLAE; encoded by the coding sequence ATGGATCGATCTCAGAATCGCAAACATCTCATAATTGTATCGGTACTGATAGCCATCGCGACCGTGACCGTCATCATCCTGTTCGAAAACATCCAGATGTTCCAGCCGGCGGCCAGTGCCCAGGCGGCATCTGTCGACAGCTTGTTCCGTGTGCAAATGTGGGTGATCGGCTTTCTTTTCGCTCTGATCATCGTGTTTATGCTGTACAGCATTGTCGTTTTTCGCCGGCGGGATGGCGATGATGGTGATGGCGCCTACATCCATGGCAACACCAAGCTGGAAATTGTCTGGACAGTCATTCCGTTGATCACAGTCCTGGTTTTCGCCTTTTTTTCGGCCCGCGCGCTGGCAAAGGTCACCGGCGAAGCGCCGAACGAACTTGAGGTCGATGTGATCGCCCAGCAGTTTTCCTGGCGCTTCAACTATCCCGAGTTGGGTATTGAGAATTCTCCCGTATTGATGCTGCCAAAGGATCGACCGGTAGTGCTGCACCTCACTTCGATCGACGTGATCCACGATTTCTGGGTGCCAGAGTTCCGGGTCAAACAGGACGCCGTGCCTGGCCTGATCTCCGATCTTCGCATCCGGCCGACCAAAGTTGGTACGTTCAAGGTGCGTTGTGATGAGCTGTGTGGCATTCTACACCACGCGATGTTGGCCGATATCCAGGTAACAGAGCCATCCGACTTTGACAGCTGGACTTCAGAGCAGATAGCGGAGATCGAGGCGGCGAATGCAATGGCGGCGACAGGAGGCGAGGCTGTAGTTCGGGGCAAGGACATAGCCGAAAACGCCCTTCCCAACTGCGTGGGGTGCCACAACGTCACCGGGGAATCGACCGGCATTGGGCCCTCCTGGAAGGGTCTCTTCGGAATGGAACGGCAGTTCGCCGACGGCACATCGATGATGGCCGACGAGAACTATCTGCGCAAATCGATTCTCGAGCCCGGTCTCCAGGTGGTAGACACATGCCCTCTGGGACCCTGCATCCCAGGTGTGATGCCGCAAACCTATGGCGAATCGTTGAGCGAACAGGACATAAACGATTTGATCGAATACATCAAGAGCCTGGCTGAGTAA